In Lacerta agilis isolate rLacAgi1 chromosome 1, rLacAgi1.pri, whole genome shotgun sequence, the following proteins share a genomic window:
- the SIX1 gene encoding homeobox protein SIX1, translated as MSMLPSFGFTQEQVACVCEVLQQGGNLERLGRFLWSLPACDHLHKNESVLKAKAVVAFHRGNFRELYKILESHQFSPHNHPKLQQLWLKAHYVEAEKLRGRPLGAVGKYRVRRKFPLPRTIWDGEETSYCFKEKSRGVLREWYAHNPYPSPREKRELAEATGLTTTQVSNWFKNRRQRDRAAEAKERENTENNNTSTNKQNQLSPLDGAKPLMSSSEEEFSPPQSPDQNSILLLQGSLSHARNSTYSLTGLSASQATHGLQAHQHQLQDSLLGPLTSSLVDLGS; from the exons ATGTCCATGCTGCCGTCTTTCGGCTTCACGCAGGAGCAAGTGGCGTGCGTCTGCGAGGTGCTGCAGCAAGGCGGCAACTTGGAGAGGCTGGGCCGCTTCCTGTGGTCGCTGCCCGCCTGCGACCACTTGCACAAGAACGAGAGCGTGCTGAAAGCCAAGGCGGTGGTGGCTTTCCACCGGGGCAACTTCCGCGAGCTGTACAAGATTCTCGAGAGTCACCAGTTCTCTCCGCACAACCATCCcaagctgcagcagctgtggctcaAGGCCCACTACGTGGAAGCCGAGAAGCTGCGCGGCCGGCCGCTGGGCGCCGTGGGCAAGTACCGTGTGCGGAGGAAATTCCCCTTGCCCAGGACCATCTGGGACGGCGAGGAGACCAGCTACTGCTTCAAGGAGAAGTCCCGGGGCGTCCTGCGCGAGTGGTACGCCCACAACCCCTACCCCTCGCCCCGGGAGAAGAGGGAGCTGGCCGAAGCCACCGGCCTCACCACCACCCAGGTCAGCAACTGGTTCAAAAACCGCAGGCAGCGCGACCGAGCGGCGGAGGCGAAAGAGAG GGAGAATAcggaaaacaacaacacttccacGAACAAGCAGAACCAGCTGTCTCCCCTGGACGGGGCGAAGCCGCTCATGTCCAGCTCGGAAGAGGAGTTTTCACCCCCACAGAGTCCGGATCAGAACTCAATCCTCCTGCTCCAGGGCAGCCTCAGCCATGCCAGAAACTCCACCTATTCCTTGACGGGGTTGTCTGCTTCCCAGGCAACTCACGGCCTCCAAGCCCACCAGCACCAACTGCAGGACTCTCTCCTAGGCCCTCTCACCTCCAGCTTGGTGGACTTGGGTTCATAA